The sequence GAGACTCTGGAAGCTTATGTAGGCAATGGCAATATTGTCTTGATGGGAGATCGGCAGACCGCCCAGGAAAGCGTTCTCCGCCAAGGGGTATCGGCCTTGATTCTTACGGGCGGTGCGACCTTAGCGCCGGAGCTGGAAGACTTAGCCCATCAGCAGAATTGTGTGGTCATCTCCGTACCCTATGATACTTTTACGGCGGCCCGGCTGCTGCCCATGACCGCCCCGGTGCAAAATGCCATGAAGACAGAGGGCATCGTCTCTTTTAATGAAGATGATCTGATCTCCGAAGTCAAAGAGAAGATGTTGGAAACCCGTTTCCGCAATTATCCTGTCTTGGATGAGCAAGGCAAGGTCGTCGGCTTGATCAGCCGCTATCATCTTCTGAGCCTGAGCCGGAAACAAGTGATTCTCGTGGATCACAATGAATTTGGCCAAGCCGTTGTGGGGACGGATCAAGCCCAGATTCTTGAGGTGGTCGATCACCATCGGGTAGGAGGAATCCAAACCGGAGAACCGATTCTCTTCCGCAATGAGCCTGTGGGCTCCACCTGCACCATCGTGGCCAAATGCTATCGGGATTGGGATGTTGTTCCAGAAAAAGCTATAGCGGGAATCATGCTGGGAGCTATTTTGTCAGATACTGTAATTTTTAAATCTCCCACTTGCACCGAGATCGATAGAGAGAATGCTACTTACCTGGCCAGCATCGCCGGAGTAGATCCCAAGGAATTTGGAGTGCAAATGTTCAAGGCGGCTTCCAATCTTGGGGAGCGGCAAGTGGATGAGTTGATCGAAGAAGATCTCAAAGAATTTACGATGGGAGAGCTCCGGGTTGGCATCGGTCAATTCAGTGTCATGGGGCTGGAAGGTCTGGATCAATTGCGGGTCGAATTATCTCAAAGGCTGGAAGAGATTCGCGGTCAGCGGGCTATGAATTACCTGATGCTGATGGTGACCGACCTCTTGGAGGAAAACACGGAATTGTTCATCAGCGGCGCTAAGCCTGAAGAAATAGCCAAGGCTTTTGATAAACCTCTGGACAAGGAAAGCATCTTCCTCCCTGGGGTGCTGTCCCGGAAGAAGCAAGTGGTTCCCCCCTTGTCGAGATATTTTCTTCAATAAATAGCTCCCGGAGAATTGAGTTCCCTTAACGGGTTAGACTATAGATGGCGTTGTGAGGGTAACCCGCAGCGCCTCTCCTGTACAATACAAAGCTGAATGCTTAAAAGGGCCGCAAGCTAATTCTCCAGGATTTTGCTTTACACCGGTCGCTCCATAAGCTGCGCGGACAAAACTAACGCTCAAAGCCCTCCGCTCCGTCGGGACGCCGCCCAAATCGCTCCTGCTCAATGGGCGGTTGGAAACGTCCTGTTTCCAACCCGACTCCGCTGCGTGCTTTTCGCGAAGTTTTGTTTCCGCTCGCTTAAATCCGCTCCCTATTGTAAAGCAAAATCCTTGGGCTGCTTTATGGGTCTAAGCGGGCGGGGCTTTGCCCCGACCTGGATATTTTTAGTCAATGCAAGGAGGGAATATATTTATGTCCGATGTGTCACAAAGAATCGAGGCCTTACGTGAACAAATCGAGGAAGCCAATTATCAATATTATGGCTTGGACCAGCCGACCTTAAGTGATGCAGAGTATGACGCACTTCTTCAGGAGTTGATTCGCCTGGAGAAAGAACACCCGGAATTCCTGACTCCCGATTCCCCGTCCCAACGGGTCGGCGGCTATATCGCCAAGGAATTCCCTAAAGTTCGTCATGCTGAAGCCCTCCTTAGTTTGGATAATGCTTTTGATGCCGGGGAACTTCTGGAGTTTGACCGCCGGGTCCGCGCTTTGGTTGCTGAAGTGGAGTATGTGGTGGAGCTTAAGATCGATGGCTTAACCGTTGCTTTAACTTATGAAGATGGTGCTCTGGTTCGCGGCGCTACTCGCGGCGACGGTGAAGTGGGTGAAGAAATTACAGCTAATCTGAAGACCATATCCGCTATTCCCTTGCGGCTGCGTAAGCAGGCCGCCCGCCTGGATGTGCGGGGAGAGGGTTATATGCCTAAGGGTTCCTTTTTGCGCCTGAATCAGGAACGGGAGGAGGCTGGACAGCCTCTCTTTGCCAACCCCCGAAATGCGGCGGCCGGTTCTTTGCGCCAGCTTGACTCCAAGATCACGGCCCAGCGCAAATTAGGGTATTTTGCTTATCAAGTCCTGACTCCTGAAGGGGGAGAGCTGGCTTCCCAGACTGCCGTATTGGATTATCTTAAGGAGCAGGGGTTCTCGGTTAACCCTGAATATAGGGTCTTTTCCGCCATTGAAGAGGTTATTGCTTATTGCGGGGAAATGGTGGAGAAACGCCATAACTATCCTTATGATATTGACGGACTGGTGATCAAGGTCAATGATATCGCTCAGCAGCGGGAACTGGGCTTTACAGCCAAAAGTCCTCGTTGGGCCATCGCTTATAAATTTCCTGCGGAGCAGGTGGAAACTGTTGTGGAGGACATTGTGATTCGGGT comes from Desulfitobacterium chlororespirans DSM 11544 and encodes:
- a CDS encoding putative manganese-dependent inorganic diphosphatase; this encodes MSKKIHVVGHRNPDTDSICAAIAYARLKQRLGMDHVIPYRAGKINRETEFVLNAFGVEAPELLKDLHLRVKDMLNGPIPTVKPRTSLLEAWKIMKESKQKTLPVVDHTEQMIGMITVGDLSGSYIESMADHELESLHIPVENVIRTLNGRLLVGSAEQDLKGNVYVGAMRHETLEAYVGNGNIVLMGDRQTAQESVLRQGVSALILTGGATLAPELEDLAHQQNCVVISVPYDTFTAARLLPMTAPVQNAMKTEGIVSFNEDDLISEVKEKMLETRFRNYPVLDEQGKVVGLISRYHLLSLSRKQVILVDHNEFGQAVVGTDQAQILEVVDHHRVGGIQTGEPILFRNEPVGSTCTIVAKCYRDWDVVPEKAIAGIMLGAILSDTVIFKSPTCTEIDRENATYLASIAGVDPKEFGVQMFKAASNLGERQVDELIEEDLKEFTMGELRVGIGQFSVMGLEGLDQLRVELSQRLEEIRGQRAMNYLMLMVTDLLEENTELFISGAKPEEIAKAFDKPLDKESIFLPGVLSRKKQVVPPLSRYFLQ